Proteins encoded within one genomic window of Methanothrix harundinacea 6Ac:
- a CDS encoding DUF7847 domain-containing protein gives MNEDIGTLLRRGFETWRGNLNLAVPFVLTIVAIMLLTVAMVLAVMYPLITSSPDLFSTAGDLEDPQELMEFLQGAGNLGLAAAIILIAILAMALLSSFFTAGAIGMAKVATLSGKTTLKDMWSSGRRHFIRLFLAEVVMMVVILVGVLVLTLPFIADLMGAFETNEPEFGPLILWIALLIAFSLIISILLAMVPYALVVDGLGPIGAIKAGIAFFRSNKMDVFLIWLVVMAVSVAIQFLAAPFSGSEAASAAFSSLSGVVSILIVAPLTTVWWTRLYMTRAGKMAEAETPRDEGVKYL, from the coding sequence ATGAACGAAGACATAGGTACCCTCCTCAGGAGGGGCTTTGAGACGTGGAGGGGCAACCTTAACCTGGCCGTCCCCTTCGTGCTGACGATAGTCGCGATCATGCTCCTGACCGTCGCCATGGTCCTTGCTGTGATGTATCCATTGATCACCTCATCCCCCGACCTCTTCTCGACGGCCGGGGATCTTGAAGACCCCCAGGAGCTGATGGAGTTCCTCCAGGGGGCGGGGAACCTCGGCCTTGCAGCCGCGATCATCCTCATAGCCATCCTGGCGATGGCGCTATTGAGCTCCTTCTTCACCGCGGGGGCCATAGGGATGGCGAAGGTGGCGACCCTCTCCGGCAAGACCACCCTGAAGGATATGTGGTCCTCGGGAAGGAGGCACTTTATCCGCCTCTTCCTCGCCGAGGTCGTCATGATGGTCGTCATCCTCGTCGGCGTCCTCGTCCTGACCCTCCCCTTCATCGCCGACCTGATGGGAGCCTTCGAGACGAACGAGCCCGAATTCGGACCCCTCATCCTCTGGATCGCCCTTTTGATCGCCTTTAGCCTCATCATATCCATCCTCCTCGCCATGGTCCCCTACGCCCTGGTCGTCGACGGGCTCGGCCCTATCGGGGCGATAAAGGCCGGCATCGCCTTCTTCCGCTCGAACAAGATGGACGTCTTCCTCATCTGGCTCGTCGTCATGGCGGTGTCGGTGGCGATCCAGTTTCTTGCCGCGCCCTTCTCGGGCTCCGAGGCGGCGAGCGCCGCCTTCTCCAGCCTCAGCGGGGTCGTCTCCATCCTGATCGTAGCCCCCCTCACCACCGTCTGGTGGACGAGGCTCTATATGACCAGGGCGGGGAAGATGGCCGAGGCCGAAACCCCCCGGGACGAAGGGGTGAAGTACCTCTAG
- a CDS encoding potassium channel family protein, translating into MEREGTESGMRKIEYCPISMKRLLVEMKDTSELMVDLGYSAVLYDDEDLAMEVIRLEEKMDVYDYHVQMAAMLAARTVEDAEALSGVLQIASAAEIISNAAGDIASIVLLKMGIPSELKKDLRQADETVGRAVVGSDSKVTGRSLEEISFETEAGMSVIAIRRGESWIYDPEPGTVIVAGDILFARGHDEGVPLFLEMTTGKPAVPKVGQESGIGQLDRAVDIIVEMKNRSELAVGLAYTAVLFDSEEVAIEVEVIEEEMDEMKYDLQRWVLRAAKHVDDIENLRGLLHLAVSTEIISDAALKIANVVLHDIEPHPILAMAMRESDEVITRVEIAPGAEMDGETLGDLDLETETGIYVMAVKRGGRWTYNPKPKVTLAAGDLIFARGSKSGEELLLKMSGFAPDRPPRS; encoded by the coding sequence ATGGAAAGGGAAGGAACGGAGAGCGGCATGAGAAAGATCGAGTACTGTCCCATAAGCATGAAGCGGCTTCTGGTGGAGATGAAGGACACCAGCGAGCTGATGGTGGATCTGGGATATTCCGCGGTCCTCTACGACGACGAAGACCTGGCGATGGAGGTGATCAGGCTCGAGGAGAAGATGGACGTCTACGACTACCACGTCCAGATGGCGGCGATGCTGGCCGCAAGGACCGTCGAGGACGCCGAGGCCCTCTCCGGCGTCCTCCAGATCGCATCGGCGGCGGAGATCATCTCCAACGCCGCAGGGGACATCGCCAGCATCGTCCTTTTGAAGATGGGGATCCCCTCTGAGCTGAAGAAGGACCTGAGGCAGGCCGACGAGACGGTGGGCCGGGCGGTGGTGGGGTCGGACTCGAAGGTCACCGGGAGGAGCCTCGAGGAGATCTCCTTCGAGACGGAGGCCGGGATGAGCGTCATCGCCATAAGGCGGGGTGAGAGCTGGATCTACGATCCGGAGCCCGGAACGGTGATCGTCGCCGGGGACATCCTCTTTGCCCGGGGCCACGACGAGGGGGTCCCCCTCTTCCTGGAGATGACGACGGGCAAGCCCGCCGTCCCGAAGGTCGGCCAGGAGAGCGGGATCGGCCAGCTCGACCGGGCGGTAGACATCATCGTCGAGATGAAGAACAGGTCGGAGCTGGCGGTGGGCCTCGCCTACACCGCCGTCCTCTTCGACAGCGAGGAGGTGGCGATCGAGGTGGAGGTGATCGAGGAGGAGATGGACGAGATGAAGTACGACCTCCAGCGGTGGGTCCTCCGGGCGGCGAAGCACGTCGACGACATCGAGAACCTCCGGGGTCTCCTCCACCTCGCGGTCTCGACGGAGATCATCAGCGATGCCGCCCTCAAGATCGCCAACGTCGTCCTCCACGATATCGAGCCCCACCCCATCCTCGCCATGGCCATGAGGGAGTCGGACGAGGTGATCACCCGGGTCGAGATAGCCCCCGGGGCGGAGATGGACGGCGAGACCCTCGGCGACCTGGACCTGGAGACGGAGACGGGGATCTACGTCATGGCGGTGAAGCGGGGCGGGAGATGGACCTACAACCCCAAGCCCAAGGTGACCCTGGCGGCCGGAGACCTGATCTTCGCCCGGGGGAGCAAGAGCGGCGAGGAGCTCCTCCTGAAGATGAGCGGCTTCGCCCCCGACCGGCCCCCCAGGTCATGA
- a CDS encoding adenosine-specific kinase produces the protein MNFETVRMKIPQDSNVILGMSHFIKTAEDLYEAIAGTAPRSRFGIAFSEASGPCLVRCEGNDPELIDAAKEAALGLGCGHTFVVLIRDAFPINVLNAIKAVQEVCGIFCATANPLEVVVAETEQGRGIMGVIDGSSPKGAETASDVSDRRGMLRKFGYKL, from the coding sequence ATGAATTTTGAGACCGTGAGGATGAAGATCCCCCAGGATTCCAACGTCATCCTGGGGATGAGCCACTTCATCAAGACCGCTGAGGACCTCTACGAGGCGATAGCCGGGACCGCCCCCCGATCACGGTTCGGGATCGCCTTCTCCGAGGCGAGCGGCCCCTGCCTCGTCCGCTGCGAGGGGAACGACCCGGAGCTGATCGATGCGGCGAAGGAGGCGGCCCTCGGCCTCGGCTGCGGCCACACCTTCGTCGTCCTGATCCGGGACGCCTTCCCGATCAACGTCCTCAACGCCATCAAGGCGGTCCAGGAGGTCTGCGGGATCTTCTGCGCCACCGCGAACCCCCTGGAGGTGGTGGTGGCGGAGACCGAGCAGGGTAGGGGGATCATGGGGGTCATCGACGGCTCCTCCCCGAAGGGGGCGGAGACGGCATCCGACGTCTCCGATAGGAGGGGGATGCTGAGAAAGTTCGGATATAAGCTATGA
- a CDS encoding dihydroorotase: MTRMDRVVRNGRVYFDGRLQNVDLWIRGGKVADLGGNHQAEEAIDGRGMIVLPGAVDLHVHFRDPGYTYKEDWETGSTSAVAGGVTTVVDQPNTDPPTLDERSYRMKLETAERRSVVDFCLNGGPGRMKRLAELGASAIGEIFTYEHSDDDLRRILEETARSGLLPTIHAEDGGVIRENTAPLRDRRDPELYSMARPNLAEAKAIEMVLKMTERAHICHLSTSEGLELLRAAKRGGKRVSCEVAPHHLLFTKRDWQRQGTLLKMNPPLRDFRDKDALWEGLRKGQIDAIASDHAPHLPEEKRDEIWDAPPGVPGVETMMPLLLIAVRSNLLSLGRMVDALSRRPAEILGLSTKGGIARGKDADLAIIDPRAASEIRADRLHSGAEWTPYQGRRAIFPKITMIRGEVVYSDGELFAKPGFGRNLPGPGRRRRVKVGPQEDDEVEME; encoded by the coding sequence ATGACCAGGATGGATCGGGTCGTCAGGAACGGGCGGGTCTACTTCGACGGCCGCCTCCAGAACGTCGACCTCTGGATCCGGGGCGGAAAGGTCGCCGACCTCGGGGGAAACCATCAGGCAGAGGAGGCGATCGACGGCCGGGGGATGATCGTCCTCCCCGGGGCGGTCGACCTCCACGTCCACTTCCGGGACCCCGGCTACACCTACAAGGAGGACTGGGAGACGGGATCGACCTCGGCCGTCGCCGGCGGCGTGACGACCGTCGTCGACCAGCCGAATACCGACCCCCCCACCCTGGACGAGAGGTCCTACAGGATGAAGCTGGAGACGGCCGAGAGGCGTTCGGTCGTCGACTTCTGCCTCAACGGCGGCCCGGGCCGGATGAAGAGGCTCGCGGAGCTCGGGGCCTCCGCCATCGGGGAGATCTTCACCTACGAACACAGCGACGACGACCTCCGCCGGATCCTGGAGGAGACGGCGAGGTCCGGCCTCCTACCCACGATCCACGCCGAGGATGGGGGGGTGATCCGGGAGAATACTGCGCCCCTGAGGGACCGGAGGGATCCGGAGCTCTACTCCATGGCCAGGCCGAATCTCGCGGAGGCGAAGGCGATCGAGATGGTGCTGAAGATGACCGAGCGGGCCCACATCTGCCACTTAAGCACCTCCGAGGGGCTGGAGCTCCTTCGGGCCGCCAAGAGGGGAGGGAAGAGGGTCAGCTGCGAGGTGGCCCCCCACCACCTCCTCTTTACGAAGAGGGACTGGCAGAGGCAGGGGACCCTCCTCAAGATGAACCCGCCCCTCCGGGACTTCCGGGACAAAGACGCCCTCTGGGAGGGGCTTCGGAAGGGGCAGATCGACGCCATCGCCTCCGACCACGCCCCCCACCTCCCCGAGGAGAAGAGGGACGAGATCTGGGACGCCCCGCCGGGGGTCCCGGGGGTCGAGACGATGATGCCCCTCCTCCTCATCGCCGTTCGATCCAACCTCCTCTCCCTCGGCAGGATGGTCGACGCCCTCTCCCGGAGGCCGGCCGAGATCCTGGGGCTCTCGACCAAGGGCGGGATCGCCCGGGGGAAGGACGCTGACCTCGCCATCATCGACCCCCGGGCGGCGTCCGAGATCCGGGCCGACCGGCTCCACAGCGGGGCCGAGTGGACCCCTTACCAGGGGAGGCGGGCCATCTTCCCGAAGATCACCATGATCCGGGGGGAGGTGGTCTACTCGGACGGCGAGCTCTTCGCAAAGCCCGGATTCGGGCGGAACCTGCCGGGGCCCGGTCGGAGGCGGAGGGTCAAGGTCGGGCCTCAGGAAGATGACGAGGTTGAGATGGAATAA
- a CDS encoding Hsp20/alpha crystallin family protein → MREDAERMVGRAVMESMKRSVQAREVFRKMLGDVAENLPEAGGGPAVDVVDSPEEVVLYIDLPGTKRELIDLGVTEDAVTIRARFEPPPGNYLQRERPEAEMGRRIKLAAEVKPEQVRARYEDGVLVVRLPKLIVVKPHSVPID, encoded by the coding sequence ATGAGAGAGGATGCGGAAAGGATGGTGGGGAGGGCGGTGATGGAGTCGATGAAGAGGTCGGTCCAGGCGAGGGAGGTCTTCCGGAAGATGCTGGGGGACGTGGCCGAGAACCTGCCGGAGGCCGGGGGGGGGCCTGCCGTGGACGTCGTCGACTCCCCCGAGGAGGTCGTCTTGTACATCGACCTCCCGGGGACGAAGAGGGAGCTGATAGACCTCGGGGTGACGGAGGACGCCGTCACCATCAGGGCGAGGTTTGAGCCGCCTCCTGGAAACTACCTCCAGAGGGAGAGGCCGGAAGCGGAGATGGGCCGCAGGATCAAGCTCGCCGCCGAGGTGAAGCCGGAGCAGGTGAGGGCGAGGTACGAGGATGGCGTTTTAGTCGTCCGGCTGCCGAAGCTGATCGTCGTCAAGCCCCACTCAGTCCCCATCGATTGA
- a CDS encoding DUF4139 domain-containing protein, which yields MKNILAFLVLILALPAAALADDGPAGVEAITILSLPVDSVTIYPDGIATVRRTGEMEVTEGVHRLVLALPASVKVDSVRFEATNATVEKVVRGDNLEYTLNVSSTGVQRFDLAYLMTMAGQWRPIYSVHLEEESVIVSAQAIVRNNFGEDLEGVRLKLVSGPPQVAPLEKYLAVGGFAMRAVAEEEAMDYAPAAAPVPATGELETLYIYELSGRKDLGMGKEVGFPLLEEAAPILRSYLWEAYRNSEGPVTEVVRANNTMKDPWPAGSALLYRNGEYVSGVEIPFTPVGTEAEIVVGSSADLKVSRKMASYTTEEEISQVPGADNATSAVKTTTETWTYLLNIKSNLDRNATVEVSDTKPLRAEVVSADPEPKETTATGLEWELSLTPRQEASIEYTYVIITKEVLARKG from the coding sequence ATGAAGAATATTCTGGCTTTTCTGGTCCTGATCCTGGCCCTCCCAGCGGCCGCCCTCGCCGACGACGGGCCCGCGGGGGTCGAGGCGATCACGATCCTCAGCCTCCCCGTCGACTCGGTGACGATATATCCCGACGGCATCGCCACGGTGAGGAGGACCGGGGAGATGGAGGTGACGGAGGGGGTCCATCGGCTCGTCCTTGCCCTCCCCGCCTCGGTGAAGGTCGACTCGGTGAGGTTTGAAGCGACGAATGCCACCGTCGAGAAGGTCGTCCGCGGCGACAACCTGGAGTACACCCTGAACGTCTCCTCCACCGGGGTCCAGAGGTTTGATCTGGCCTACCTGATGACGATGGCAGGCCAATGGAGGCCCATCTACTCCGTCCACCTGGAGGAGGAGTCGGTGATCGTCTCGGCCCAGGCGATCGTCAGAAACAACTTCGGCGAGGACCTGGAGGGGGTGAGGCTGAAGCTCGTCTCGGGACCGCCTCAGGTCGCGCCCCTGGAGAAGTACCTCGCCGTGGGGGGCTTTGCCATGCGCGCCGTCGCTGAAGAGGAGGCGATGGATTATGCCCCCGCCGCAGCTCCAGTCCCCGCCACGGGGGAGCTGGAGACCCTGTACATCTACGAGCTTTCGGGGAGGAAGGATCTCGGGATGGGCAAAGAGGTGGGATTTCCCCTCCTAGAGGAGGCGGCCCCGATCCTGAGGAGCTACCTCTGGGAAGCATACCGGAATAGCGAGGGGCCGGTGACCGAGGTCGTGAGAGCAAACAACACCATGAAGGACCCCTGGCCCGCCGGCTCTGCCCTCCTCTATAGGAACGGCGAGTACGTCTCGGGGGTGGAGATCCCCTTCACCCCCGTGGGGACGGAGGCGGAGATCGTCGTCGGCTCCTCGGCGGACCTGAAGGTCTCCCGGAAGATGGCGAGCTACACCACCGAGGAGGAGATCTCTCAGGTCCCCGGAGCCGATAACGCCACCTCGGCGGTGAAGACGACGACGGAGACCTGGACATACCTGCTCAACATCAAGAGCAACCTCGATCGGAACGCCACCGTGGAGGTCTCGGATACTAAGCCCCTCCGGGCCGAGGTCGTATCCGCCGACCCCGAGCCGAAGGAGACGACGGCGACGGGGCTGGAGTGGGAGCTTTCCCTAACGCCCCGCCAGGAGGCATCGATCGAGTACACCTACGTCATCATAACAAAAGAGGTCTTGGCGAGGAAGGGTTGA